A portion of the Glycine max cultivar Williams 82 chromosome 10, Glycine_max_v4.0, whole genome shotgun sequence genome contains these proteins:
- the LOC100799861 gene encoding probable lysine-specific demethylase ELF6, which produces MGSVEIPNWLKGLPLAPEFRPTDTEFADPIAYISKIEKEAANFGICKIIPPFPKPSKKYVFSNLNRSLLKCPDFGPDNSSLGVCNSSKTSSGDGSSDGVLRAVFTTRHQELGQSQSVKKAKGTVQNPLSGVHKQVWQSGEAYTLEQFESKSKSFAKSVLGSVKDVSPLVIESMFWKATLEKPIYVEYANDVPGSAFEESKGQFHYSHRRQRKRTYYKSRLDSSDCKQTETGCVRDTQTDETKVASVQSHSDTCLQMAKSSTTVSTFSSNDDSQSSKEKSSDASNEMQGTAGWKLSNSPWNLQVIARSSGSLTRFMPDDIPGVTSPMVYIGMLFSWFAWHVEDHELHSMNFLHTGSSKTWYAVPGDYAFAFEEVIRTEGYSGNIDHLAALKLLGEKTTLLSPEVIVASGIPCCRLTQHPGEFVVTFPRAYHVGFSHGFNCGEAANFGTPQWLRVAKEAAVRRAAMNYLPMLSHQQLLYLLTMSFISRVPRTLLPGVRSSRLRDRQKEEREFLVKQAFIEDMLQENKLLSILLGKEATKKAVLWNADLLPDSSKDFQLPDLTSTTGSSMAHMSNISSAEKSGHYLLDEMSLYMENLTNLDLGGDDLPCHFQTDSGALACVGCGILGFPFMTVIQPTEKLIMELLPDNHLVQVSSPDSTACVHSSISRDLSVSELSSVKELPDQSLNKCNKCWNTSSKFLRPRIFCLEHAVQIFEMLQSKGGANVLIICHSDYQKIKAHARAVAEEIHSAFDYNEVPLDTASPENLTLIDLAIDGEEHDECEDWTSKLGINLRNCVHARNNSPSKQVPWILGTLLYDKCLASKSLALNWQSRRSRSKRSSCLAQTKPCDSIERKKEDRFYGRIDDSPAEKKLLQYSRRKFKSKQRCFPVASMVSEFQEKSKNLSATLNGDHNNCFSKTDLEAKNFRSDYALSCVSASTKMSPIHPEIQIAEMPASTRLNDAKPQPSNSIPDHTLMTEEVGAEIEKQTIQESDVDRNNDLTLGHSKMHCNTSVSEICGKESQGCQDKKCSSSLTNATDRNIEMIRISEITEAIIIDSRCNSLILNGEGHQEYQSTCKSNNEEAALSPASLVNQSTLASVVGSFGSPNNNYTAEKISSPIFLEKTTEEEIDSLSERDKEPLIDDRPISEHTLKEVCEVQRELYASADLHNTIVLDYEMQHETQGGKDSRKEINQSTLVSTITRGEYAEGLNDEVIPKSVEQCQIENMNKINVEPVSSYVAKGENKCVTSSELGCSEVLVETYPKDSCIQLISDKEKETEIQSVSIIDEEFCSGTDTSIDDSSSIQECSKIEKESCVTENINGIKANLSKDNRELESCELTTAVPRSNARKNKKRKVKNTTKNQSNIDNFIRSPCEGLRPRAGKIATDKSGVEINQVDKENQVAKRARRSSEGLVPHKNKKDDVKKPHKCDLDGCQMSFKTKAELLLHKRNLCPHEGCGKKFSSHKYALLHQRVHDDERPLKCPWKGCSMSFKWAWARTEHIRVHTGEKPYHCKVEGCGLSFRFVSDFSRHRRKTGHHVKPPA; this is translated from the exons ATGGGTAGTGTTGAAATCCCCAATTGGCTGAAAGGGTTGCCCCTGGCTCCGGAATTTCGCCCTACAGACACTGAATTTGCCGACCCAATTGCTTATATTTCGAAGATTGAGAAGGAAGCTGCCAACTTTGGGATTTGTAAGATTATCCCACCGTTTCCCAAACCTTCAAAAAAATACGTTTTTTCCAATTTGAATAGGTCACTCTTGAAGTGCCCTGATTTTGGTCCAGATAATAGTTCATTAGGTGTTTGTAATTCATCGAAAACCAGTTCTGGGGATGGTAGTAGTGACGGGGTGTTGCGAGCCGTGTTTACTACAAGGCATCAAGAACTGGGGCAGAGTCAGAGTGTGAAAAAAGCCAAAGGGACAGTTCAGAATCCACTGTCAGGTGTTCATAAGCAAGTATGGCAAAGTGGGGAGGCTTATACTCTGGAGCAGTTTGAGTCTAAATCGAAGTCTTTTGCGAAAAGTGTGCTAGGATCGGTGAAGGATGTTTCTCCTCTGGTTATAGAGTCTATGTTTTGGAAGGCAACTTTAGAGAAGCCTATATATGTAGAGTATGCAAATGACGTTCCTGGGTCTGCTTTTGAAGAGTCCAAGGGTCAATTTCATTATAGTCATAGAAGGCAAAGGAAAAGGACTTATTATAAGAGTAGGCTAGATAGCTCTGATTGTAAACAAACTGAAACGGGTTGCGTAAGAGATACCCAAACCGATGAGACCAAGGTTGCTTCTGTCCAAAGTCATTCGGACACATGTTTGCAGATGGCCAAATCAAGTACAACTGTGTCAACATTTTCATCAAATGATGATTCACAATCTTCTAAGGAAAAGAGTTCAGATGCCAGCAATGAAATGCAAGGCACTGCTGGTTGGAAGCTTTCAAACAGTCCTTGGAACTTGCAAGTTATTGCACGCTCGTCTGGCTCACTAACACGTTTTATGCCTGATGATATTCCTGGTGTCACGTCACCTATGGTATACATTGGTATGCTGTTCAGTTGGTTTGCTTGGCATGTAGAGGATCATGAGCTTCACAGCATGAATTTTCTTCACACTGGCTCATCAAAGACCTGGTATGCTGTTCCtggagattatgcctttgctttTGAGGAAGTCATCCGCACTGAGGGTTATAGTGGTAACATTGATCACTTAG CTGCTTTGAAACTTTTGGGTGAGAAAACGACTCTTTTATCACCTGAGGTAATTGTTGCATCTGGGATTCCTTGTTGCAG GTTAACTCAGCACCCTGGTGAATTTGTTGTGACTTTTCCAAGAGCTTATCATGTAGGATTCAGCCATg GTTTTAACTGTGGGGAAGCTGCTAACTTTGGAACTCCACAATGGCTTAGAGTAGCTAAGGAAGCTGCAGTACGCAGAGCTGCAATGAACTATCTTCCCATGCTTTCCCATCAGCAACTGCTTTACTTACTGACCATGTCTTTTATTTCAAG AGTGCCAAGAACACTATTACCTGGCGTGCGTAGTTCTCGTCTAAGAGACCGTCAGAAAGAAGAGAGGGAGTTTTTAGTAAAACAGGCTTTTATAGAAGACATGCTGCAGGAAAACAAGCTTCTATCCATTCTTCTTGGGAAGGAAGCAACTAAAAAAGCTGTTTTATGGAATGCTGATTTACTGCCTGATTCCAGCAAAGATTTTCAGTTGCCTGATTTAACTTCTACTACTGGATCCTCTATGGCACATATGTCAAATATTAGTTCTGCAGAAAAGAGTGGTCATTATCTGCTTGATGAAATGAGTTTGTATATGGAGAATTTGACTAATTTAGATCTTGGTGGTGATGATCTTCCATGTCACTTCCAAACTGATTCAGGAGCATTGGCTTGTGTGGGTTGTGGAATCCTTGGTTTTCCATTTATGACTGTGATACAACCAACCGAGAAATTGATAATGGAACTTCTTCCTGATAATCATCTAGTTCAAGTTTCCTCTCCAGACTCTACTGCTTGCGTTCATAGTTCCATCTCAA GGGATCTTTCTGTTTCCGAACTTTCATCAGTAAAGGAGTTGCCAGATCAATCATTAAACAAGTGCAATAAATGTTGGAACACCTCCAGTAAGTTTTTGAGGCCTCGGATTTTCTGCCTGGAGCATGCTGTTCAAATATTTGAGATGTTGCAGAGCAAAGGTGGAGCCAATGTGCTTATAATTTGCCATTCAG ACTACCAGAAAATAAAGGCACATGCCAGGGCAGTTGCGGAAGAGATACATAGTGCTTTTGATTATAATGAGGTTCCATTAGATACTGCATCCCCAGAAAATTTGACTTTGATAGATCTGGCAATTGATGGTGAAGAACATGATGAATGTGAAGACTGGACATCTAAACTAGGCATTAACCTACGGAATTGTGTCCATGCAAGAAATAACTCTCCATCTAAACAAGTTCCTTGGATACTAGGGACGCTGTTGTATGATAAATGCCTTGCTTCAAAATCTTTAGCTTTAAATTGGCAATCACGGAGATCTCGATCAAAAAGGTCAAGTTGTTTGGCTCAGACTAAACCGTGTGACAGTATtgagagaaagaaggaggatcGGTTTTATGGAAGAATAGATGACTCCCCTGCTGAAAAGAAGCTACTTCAATATTCAAGAAGGAAGTTCAAGTCAAAGCAAAGGTGTTTCCCTGTAGCAAGCATGGTCAGTGAATTCCAAGAGAAGTCCAAAAATTTGTCAGCTACTTTGAATGGGGatcataataattgtttttctaaAACTGATCTTGAAGCTAAGAATTTCAGGAGTGATTATGCATTGTCATGTGTCTCTGCTTCTACCAAAATGTCTCCAATACATCCTGAAATCCAGATTGCTGAAATGCCTGCTAGCACGAGATTAAACGATGCTAAACCGCAACCTTCCAATTCCATTCCTGATCATACTTTAATGACTGAAGAAGTTGGAGCAGAGATTGAGAAGCAAACCATACAGGAATCAGATGTAGACAGAAATAATGATTTAACACTCGGTCATTCTAAGATGCATTGCAATACCAGTGTCTCAGAAATATGTGGCAAGGAGAGCCAAGGTTGTCAGGACAAGAAATGTTCTAGCTCACTTACAAATGCAACTGATAGAAATATTGAAATGATTAGAATTTCTGAAATTACAGAAGCAATTATCATCGATAGCAGGTGTAATAGCTTAATTTTGAATGGTGAAGGGCATCAAGAATATCAGTCTACCTGCAAAAGCAACAATGAGGAAGCTGCTTTATCACCTGCTTCATTGGTAAATCAATCTACCCTGGCATCTGTGGTTGGAAGTTTTGGAAGtccaaataataattatactgCAGAAAAAATTAGCAGTCCTATTTTCCTAGAAAAGACAACTGAGGAAGAAATTGATTCTTTAAGCGAAAGGGACAAGGAACCTCTAATTGATGACAGACCAATTAGCGAACATACTCTAAAAGAAGTTTGTGAAGTTCAAAGAGAGCTTTATGCTTCTGCAGACTTGCATAATACCATAGTCTTGGATTATGAGATGCAACATGAAACTCAGGGTGGAAAAGATAgcagaaaagaaataaatcagTCAACTCTTGTTTCAACAATTACAAGAGGGGAATATGCTGAAGGGTTGAATGATGAAGTGATTCCAAAGTCTGTGGAGCAGTGCCAGAttgaaaatatgaataaaattaatgtgGAACCTGTTTCTAGCTATGTTGCAAAAGGTGAAAATAAATGTGTAACTTCATCAGAATTAGGATGTTCTGAAGTTTTAGTGGAAACCTATCCTAAAGACTCCTGTATTCAATTGATTtcagataaagaaaaagaaacggaAATCCAGTCAGTGAGTATAATTGATGAGGAATTTTGCTCTGGCACAGATACATCGATAGATGACTCTTCATCAATCCAGGAATGTTCTAAAATTGAGAAAGAGAGCTGTGTTACAGAAAACATAAATGGAATCAAAGCCAATTTGTCAAAAGATAATAGGGAGCTGGAAAGCTGCGAGTTGACTACAGCAGTTCCCAGATCAAATGCCAGgaagaataaaaagagaaaagtgaaaaatacAACGAAGAATCAATCCAATATTGACAACTTTATTAGAAGTCCGTGTGAGGGGTTGAGGCCAAGAGCTGGGAAGATTGCCACTGACAAAAGTGGGGTGGAAATCAACCAAGTTGACAAGGAAAATCAGGTGGCTAAAAGGGCAAGGAGATCTTCTGAAGGTTTGGTTcctcacaaaaataaaaaggatgatGTTAAAAAGCCCCATAAGTGTGACCTTGATGGTTGCCAAATGAGTTTCAAGACTAAGGCTGAGTTACTACTGCATAAACGAAACCTTTGCCCACATGAAGGGTGTGGTAAGAAGTTCAGCTCCCACAAATATGCTTTACTTCACCAGCGTGTTCATGATGATGAGAGGCCCCTTAAGTGCCCATGGAAAGGTTGTTCCATGTCATTCAAGTGGGCTTGGGCAAGGACAGAGCATATTCGCGTACATACTGGGGAGAAGCCTTATCACTGCAAGGTCGAGGGATGTGGCCTTTCTTTCAGGTTTGTATCAGATTTTAGCAGGCACAGACGGAAAACGGGGCACCATGTGAAACCTCCTGCTTGA
- the LOC100799331 gene encoding protein LYK5: MQIASDVAHGLDYIHNFSGSGSDSGSGSGSGFVHKHIKSSSIVITEENLRARICHFGVSGLCGEAVAGDGDPSGGRTVRIEGRRGYMAPEFQISGVATKKSDVYAFGVVVLELLSGEEAVKFEFNDDGGYRRISVVETAKIAAEENGGVRKWVDTRLRDSFPVNVAERMIRVGLECVGDDPNERPDMGWVSDEVSKLYLDLVGPTVTSFGWV, from the coding sequence ATGCAGATCGCGTCCGACGTGGCGCACGGTCTCGATTACATCCACAATTTCTCTGGTTCCGGTTCGGATTCCGGTTCCGGATCAGGATCCGGATTCGTTCACAAGCACATCAAGAGTTCGAGCATTGTTATCACGGAGGAGAATCTGCGCGCGAGAATCTGCCACTTCGGCGTGTCGGGTCTCTGCGGCGAGGCCGTCGCCGGCGACGGCGATCCTTCTGGCGGCCGGACTGTGAGGATCGAGGGGAGGAGAGGCTACATGGCGCCGGAGTTTCAGATCAGCGGCGTCGCGACGAAGAAGAGCGACGTGTACGCTTTCGGAGTGGTGGTTTTGGAGCTGCTGAGCGGGGAAGAGGCGGTGAAGTTCGAATTCAACGACGACGGCGGTTATCGCAGGATTAGCGTGGTGGAGACGGCAAAGATTGCGGCGGAGGAGAACGGCGGCGTGAGGAAGTGGGTGGATACGAGGCTGAGGGATTCATTTCCCGTGAATGTTGCGGAGAGAATGATTCGGGTCGGATTGGAATGTGTCGGGGATGACCCGAATGAGAGACCCGATATGGGTTGGGTTTCTGATGAGGTGTCGAAGTTGTATTTGGATCTCGTTGGCCCCACGGTGACTTCTTTTGGTTGGGTTTGA
- the LOC100527239 gene encoding uncharacterized protein LOC100527239 (The RefSeq protein has 2 substitutions compared to this genomic sequence), translating into MAARMLQRRFISIFSRQTHHPITQESWYSPTSAILNSYGFHQRGVMTHTNPIKPVCEDVENNEADTLKSSPNPDEVATSISVNETSSVKFSTKSSLKTSSRHDLVMVFTCKVCETRSIKTACRESYEKGVVVARCGGCNNLHLIADHLGWFGEPGSVEDFLAARGEEVKRGSVDTLNLTLEDLAGRKP; encoded by the exons ATGGCGGCAAGGATGTTGCAGAGGCGATTCATTTCAATCTTCTCAAGACAAACCCATCACCCCATTACTCAag AATCTTGGTATTCTCCTACCAGTGCAATATTAAACAGTTATGGATTCCATCAACGGGGGGTCATGACCCATACAAATCCAATCAAACCTGTCTGTGAAGATGTAGAGAATAATGAAGCAGACACCTTAAAATCAAGTCCAAACCCAGATGAAGTTGCTACATCTATTAGTGTTAATGAAACCTCTTCTGTAAAGTTTTCTGCCAAGTCCAGTTTGAAGACATCCTCAAGGCATGATCTTGCTATGGTTTTCACCTGCAAGGTCTGTGAAACGAGATCCATTAAGACGGCTTGTCGCGAATCGTATGAGAAAGGTGTAGTGGTGGCAAGATGTGGGGGGTGTAATAACCTTCACCTGATTGCAGATCACCTTGGGTGGTTTGGTGAACCAGGAAGCGTTGAGGACTTCCTGGCTGCTCGTGGAGAAGAAGTGAAAAGAGGTTCAGTTGACACACTGAATCTTACATTGGAAGATTTAGCTGGAAGGAAACCTTGA